The proteins below are encoded in one region of Flammeovirga kamogawensis:
- a CDS encoding SHD1 domain-containing protein, with protein MKNYLILFVTFFVSSLGYASTENAYYHVWNDQQHNEIADAQLILVKDANVILEQVDGSIFEYPIQQLSSEDVKFLETEYGYLNLIDSRISASTFHSNWVMLVAIIVLLGGFVLSYFSEHKTNYIATTFLLAGFTLFVLACTSPYVDNVDKEVTIFIKSQTDSEIVHEVFDIFPTNQSQNYGNQKDLDGSFAESAKKENTSSDSNSFVVFD; from the coding sequence ATGAAAAACTATCTGATACTCTTCGTTACATTCTTTGTATCCTCATTAGGTTATGCATCTACAGAAAATGCATATTACCATGTTTGGAACGATCAACAGCATAATGAAATTGCTGATGCTCAACTTATTTTAGTAAAAGATGCAAATGTTATTTTAGAACAAGTTGATGGATCAATATTCGAATATCCTATTCAACAGTTGTCATCAGAAGACGTTAAATTTTTAGAGACTGAATATGGTTATCTAAATTTAATTGATTCTAGAATCTCGGCTTCTACTTTCCACTCTAATTGGGTTATGTTGGTAGCTATTATTGTTTTATTAGGAGGTTTTGTACTTTCTTATTTTTCTGAGCATAAAACAAATTATATAGCTACAACATTTTTATTAGCTGGTTTTACATTATTTGTGCTTGCATGTACAAGTCCTTATGTAGACAATGTTGATAAAGAAGTGACCATCTTTATTAAGAGTCAGACAGATTCTGAGATTGTTCATGAAGTTTTTGATATTTTCCCAACAAATCAGTCTCAAAATTATGGAAATCAAAAAGATTTAGATGGCTCTTTTGCAGAAAGTGCTAAAAAAGAGAATACCTCAAGTGATAGTAATTCATTTGTAGTATTTGATTAA
- a CDS encoding vWA domain-containing protein has product MKGYRFTEYIPPEAKEGDKFSELLKMFLELINITGGDVSETMNWLNNLDRQYTLTDNTYGMGDFYKDLKDKGFIKEDLNTQGEFTITAKSEQKIRQSALEEIFGKLKKGQKGDHKTPLTGNQGDETTSDRRPFQFGDALGQISMTDSIRNAQINHGIDNFSINENDLEVVEKEHKTQTSTVLMIDISHSMILYGEDRITPAKKVAMALAEMIKRKYKKDTLDIIVFGNDAWQIKIKDLPYLQVGPYHTNTVAGLELAMDLLRRRKTTNKQIFMITDGKPSCLKEAGGYYKNSFGLDRKIVNKCLTLASQARRLRIPITTFMIASDPYLKEFIHEFTEANNGNAYYSGLKGLGDMIFEDYSRNKKKRM; this is encoded by the coding sequence ATGAAAGGGTACCGATTTACAGAATATATACCTCCTGAAGCGAAAGAAGGAGATAAATTTTCAGAACTTCTTAAAATGTTCTTAGAACTCATAAATATTACTGGAGGCGATGTGTCTGAAACAATGAATTGGCTTAACAATTTAGACAGACAATATACGCTAACAGATAATACCTATGGAATGGGAGATTTTTATAAAGACTTAAAAGATAAGGGTTTTATAAAAGAAGATTTAAATACACAAGGAGAGTTTACAATTACAGCCAAAAGTGAACAAAAAATAAGACAATCTGCATTAGAAGAGATCTTTGGTAAATTAAAAAAAGGACAGAAAGGAGATCATAAAACACCTTTAACAGGAAACCAAGGAGATGAGACGACTTCTGATAGAAGACCATTTCAGTTTGGTGATGCTCTAGGCCAAATATCTATGACAGATTCGATTAGGAATGCCCAAATTAATCATGGGATTGATAATTTTTCGATCAATGAAAATGATTTAGAAGTGGTTGAGAAAGAACATAAAACACAAACATCTACAGTGCTTATGATCGACATCTCACATTCGATGATTTTATATGGTGAAGACAGAATTACACCGGCAAAAAAAGTAGCTATGGCTCTGGCTGAAATGATTAAACGAAAGTACAAGAAAGATACTCTTGATATAATTGTTTTTGGGAATGATGCATGGCAGATAAAAATTAAAGATTTACCTTATTTGCAAGTAGGACCATACCATACAAATACAGTTGCTGGTTTAGAGTTAGCAATGGATCTTTTAAGAAGAAGAAAGACAACCAATAAACAAATTTTTATGATTACCGATGGTAAACCATCTTGTTTAAAAGAAGCAGGTGGATATTATAAAAATAGTTTTGGTTTAGATCGTAAAATTGTCAATAAATGCCTAACCTTAGCCTCTCAGGCAAGAAGGTTGCGTATTCCTATTACTACTTTCATGATTGCGTCAGATCCTTATCTCAAAGAATTTATACATGAATTTACAGAAGCAAATAATGGTAACGCTTATTATTCTGGACTAAAGGGATTGGGCGATATGATTTTTGAAGACTATAGTAGAAACAAGAAAAAAAGAATGTAA